In Candidatus Marinarcus aquaticus, the DNA window TTGCTTGAGTCATTAAGTTTCGTACTGCTGACTCTACTTGGTTTTGTACAGAACCCACTGCACTTCGGTATTGGTTCAGTGTTGTAATTGCATCATCAATTCCTGATTGTGCTGATGACGCTTGTGCTGCGGTGATATTTCCAGCTCCAGTAAGAGCCGTTAAACCAGTCAATGATAAGCCTGTAGTATTGGCTTGAATAGCCGTTGTACTGATTGCATTATTGGTTGAATCTTCACCCACTTGGAATGTCATGGCCGTTGCAGTACCTGTACCTGCTGTATCTGAAATCAATTGCGTACCATTATAATTGGTTGATTTTGCAATATTATCAAGTTGTGTTAATAATTTA includes these proteins:
- a CDS encoding flagellin, giving the protein GNSAIALLQIADKSMAEQSNILDTVKAKLIQANTATTSSAGRTAIAADIDKLLTQLDNIAKSTNYNGTQLISDTAGTGTATAMTFQVGEDSTNNAISTTAIQANTTGLSLTGLTALTGAGNITAAQASSAQSGIDDAITTLNQYRSAVGSVQNQVESAVRNLMTQATNVKAAEAIIRDVDYAEESANFNKQNIISQAGAYAIAQSNAAQQNVLRLLQ